Sequence from the Lysobacter capsici genome:
GGTGGCGCGCTCGGCACGACCTTCCCGGCCGGCATGACCGTCACCGCGGTCGCCGGCAGCGGTTCGATCGCGGTCAACGGCGGCCGGGTCAACGGTGCCGGCGCGGTCGGCAGCCAGCTCGCCTGCCAGATCACGGTCAACGTCACCTCCAACACGGTCGGCGTGTACCACAACACCAACGCCAGCATCAGCGGCACCAACAACTTGGTGAATCTGGTCGCCGACGAGGTGCTGACCGTGGTCCAGCCGCAGTTGACCGCGAGCAAGACGGTCAGCGGCACGCTCGCCGCCGGCCAGACCGGCGCGGCCGCCGACGGCTACTTCGCGATCGGCCTGCAGAACACCGGCAGCGGCCCGACCACCGGCGCGATCACCCTCGTCGACACCCTGCCGGCCGGCTTCAGCCTGGTCTCGGCCTCGAGCGCGCAAGGCACGGTGGCCTGCGGCACCCTGCCGGCGACCGGCACGGTGACCTGCACCTTCACCCCGAGCGCGCCGATCGCGGCCGGCGCCAGCGCCAGCGTGCGCTTGAACGTGGCGATCGTCGCCACCGCTACCGGCACCCCGACCAACACCGTCGCGGTGGCCGGCGGCGGCGACCCCGATCCGCTGCCGACCTGCCCCGCCGCGGGCAACCCGCAGTGCGCCCAGGTCCCCGCGCCGATCGCGGTCAACATCGCGCTGAGCCTGGTCAAGGGCGAAGTCGGCAATGCCACCAGCTACACCCCGGGCGGCGCCACGACCTACACCCTGCGCGCCTGCAACCTCACCGGCCCGGCCGTGGCCAACGGCGCCACGGTCAACGACCCGCTGCCCAATGGCGTGACCCTGAGCGGCCCGTGGACCTGCGCCGGCACCGGCGGCGGCACCTGCGCGGCCAGCGGCGGCGCGGCCGGCGGCAACAGCGTGCAGCTGACCGGCGTGGTCCTGCCGGTCGGCGCCTGCATCAATGTGCAGGTGCCGGTGAATTTCAGCCCGAACCCGGGCGCCTACTGACCCGGCACCACCAGCGCCCACAACCGCTTCAGCACCCCAAACGACCCGTCCGGCGCAAGCCGGGCGGGTTTTTTGTTGTATCTGTGTGCCAATAGCCACTTATGTATGTAGACAAGAACACCCGATAAGAGTCTTTTATGCGGCTAGCTTTACGGATGGCTTTGGGGCGATAGCGCTATTCATCACTAATTTGTCCGCACATCGGCACAAATTGCGTAAGCGCCTAAAGGGCATGAATCCGTACTGGTTGTGTCTCACGTAGAGTGAAACAGCACTGCACTCACAGGGGCCCTCGCCGGACGCGAGGTCTGCACTGCATCACTCGGGGGTAGGACATGGCGATCGAAGCGCGTTTTCAACGGCCTGGGCACCGTATCGCACTGCTGGCCGCCAGCGCCGGCCTGGCCGCCGCTCTCGGGTTATGGAGTTCCGGGGCCGGCGCGGCACAGGTCCACAACGCCACCGCCAGCGGCACCATCGGCTTCAACAGCGCGTCGACCAAGCCGTATCCCTCGACGCTGACCACGACCTATACGGTTACCGGCGCGAACGTCCAGATCGTCGCCAACAACGTGCCGCTGACCACCCTGGGTGGCGCCACCTCGGCGATGTTCACTCCGAACGTGCCGACCACGACCACCGGCATCCAGATGCAGACCCTGGGCGCGGCCTGCAATTTCGCCAGCAATGCCGCGGCCACGGTCGCCTGCCCGAACATCGGCACCTTGACGATCGGCTTCAGCCGGCCGGTCACCAATCCGATCATCCACTTCGTCGGCCTGGGCAGCGTGCGCAGCATCACCGGCGACACGGTCACCATCACCGCCGCCCGCGCCACCCACGCCATCGCCAGCTCGGTGCCGGCCGGCGCGACCTTCACCCTGCTCGGCGGCGCGGTCAATCTGCAGACCCTGGGCGGCGGCAGTTCGTTCGACCTGGTCAACCCGACCTACAACGGCACCAATTGCACCACCGCCACCGCCCCGGCCACCCAGCTCGCCGGCTGCGGCAGCCTGCGCGTCAACGGCACGGTGACCTCGGTGACCCTCAACGTCGGCATGTCCGGCACCCGCAACGTCTTCAACGCCACCCTCGGCAACGCGCTCGGCGACGACGGCTACATGGTCACCACCAGCGTCGACGAAGACTTCGGCGACGCGCCGGCCAGCTACGACGCGGGCGTGGCGGCGAGCCACATCGTCGACGGCATCCGCCTGGGCGCCAGCGTCGACGTCGACAACCCCAACGTGTTCAACGACACGCCCGCGGTCACCCCGAGCCCGAACGCGGTCGCGGCCGGCGCCGACAACAACGGCGGGGCCGGCGACGGCGCCGACGAAGACGGCCTGACCACGCCACTGGCGACCCTGCACACCGGCCTGATCGGGCAGGCCTACGCGCTCACCCCGAGCCTGAGCGGCAGCACCGCCGCCGGCACCGTGTGCGGCTGGATCGACTTCAACCGCAACGGCGTGTTCGACGGCGGCGAAGGCGTATGCAACGCGGTGGCCAGCGGCGCGACCACGACCACGCTCAACTGGACCGTGCCGGTCGCGACCACCGCCGGCCGCAGCTACGTGCGCCTGCGCGCGACCCAGGGCAGCCAGCTCAGCACCGCCACCCCGACCGGCCGCCTCGACAGCGGCGAGGTCGAGGACTACATGATCGAGATCAAGCCGGTGGTGCGGGTGATCAAGCAGCTCAATCCGACCGGCGCCACCGGCCGCTTCGACCTGGGCATCGGCGGCACCGCCTTCGCCATCGCCGCCGGCCACAACGGCACCACCAACTTCCGCACCCTGTATCACAACAGCGCGTCGGGAGCGCCCGATCTCACCGTCGCCCAGAACATCGCCACCACCGCGATCACCACCACCGTGACCGAAGTGC
This genomic interval carries:
- a CDS encoding GEVED domain-containing protein, with translation MAIEARFQRPGHRIALLAASAGLAAALGLWSSGAGAAQVHNATASGTIGFNSASTKPYPSTLTTTYTVTGANVQIVANNVPLTTLGGATSAMFTPNVPTTTTGIQMQTLGAACNFASNAAATVACPNIGTLTIGFSRPVTNPIIHFVGLGSVRSITGDTVTITAARATHAIASSVPAGATFTLLGGAVNLQTLGGGSSFDLVNPTYNGTNCTTATAPATQLAGCGSLRVNGTVTSVTLNVGMSGTRNVFNATLGNALGDDGYMVTTSVDEDFGDAPASYDAGVAASHIVDGIRLGASVDVDNPNVFNDTPAVTPSPNAVAAGADNNGGAGDGADEDGLTTPLATLHTGLIGQAYALTPSLSGSTAAGTVCGWIDFNRNGVFDGGEGVCNAVASGATTTTLNWTVPVATTAGRSYVRLRATQGSQLSTATPTGRLDSGEVEDYMIEIKPVVRVIKQLNPTGATGRFDLGIGGTAFAIAAGHNGTTNFRTLYHNSASGAPDLTVAQNIATTAITTTVTEVPTAATTALYVSTYACVNGAGATVATGTGTSVNITLPVSVIGAAANGQAQAVTCTFTNRLGTSALSITKADVPTTYTPGGSSTYTIRACNAAGADPAAGATITDTLPPGVTLSGPWTCAGTGGGTCSAASGGAAGGNAITLSATALPAGGCVNITVPVNFSANPADY